From one Hirundo rustica isolate bHirRus1 chromosome W, bHirRus1.pri.v3, whole genome shotgun sequence genomic stretch:
- the LOC120764929 gene encoding protein YIPF6 isoform X1 codes for MTSNGFHVVGAAKMAAAEGSGVGGILFPGLADVSISQDIPVEGEITVPVGSHSPDEDYSTLDEPVKDTIMRDLKAVGKKFVHVMYPRKSSMLLRDWDLWGPLVLCVSLALMLQGGSADSKDDGGPQFAEVFVIIWFGAIVITLNSKLLGGTISFFQSLCVLGYCVMPLTVAMLVCRLVLLAGAGTVSFIIRLVVVGAMFSWSTLASTAFLADSQPPNRKALVVYPIFLFYFVISWMILTFTPHFASGGKGSIHGRWIQGALSTKQSHRRLQASRMSPWPRALPHHLKMRKVSMASSVRGAACAVLRMSLVMS; via the exons ATGACGTCAAATGGCTTCCACGTCGTCGGGGCGGCTAAGATGGCGGCGGCGGAGGGGAGCGGGGTTGGGGGGATTCTG TTCCCAGGTCTGGCAGATGTGTCCATATCCCAGGATATTCCAGTGGAAGGGGAGATCACTGTTCCTGTGGGATCTCACTCTCCTGATGAGGATTACTCCACACTGGATGAGCCAGTCAAGGACACAATT atGAGGGACCTGAAGGCCGTTGGGAAGAAGTTTGTCCATGTCATGTATCCTAGGAAGAGCAGCATGCTCCTCAGGGACT gggaTCTTTGGGGCCCATTGGTGCTGTGTGTGTCCCTGGCTCT GATGCTGCAGGGTGGCTCTGCAGACAGCAAGGATGACGGAGGGCCCCAGTTTGCCGAGGTCTTTGTCATCATCTGGTTTGGGGCCATTGTCATCACACTCAACTCGAAGCTTCTGGGAGGGACCAT ctccttCTTCCAGagcctgtgtgtgctggggtACTGCGTGATGCCGCTGACCGTGGCCATGCTGGTGtgcaggctggtgctgctggcggGTGCGGGCACTGTCAGCTTCATCATCCGCCTCGTCGTGGTGGGGGCCATGTTCAGCTGGTCCACCTTGG CATCCACGGCGTTCCTGGCGGACAGCCAGCCCCCCAACCGCAAGGCACTCGTTGTGTACCCCATCTTCCTCTTCTACTTTGTCATCAGCTGGATGATCCTGACCTTTACTCCCCA CTTTGCCAGTGGCGGCAAGGGTTCCATCCACGGACGATGGATCCAAGGAGCACTGAGCACCAAGCAAAGCCACCGGCGTCTCCAGGCCAGCAGGATGAGCCCCTGGCCCCGTGCTCTTCCTCATCATCTGAAGATGAGGAAGGTGTCTATGGCTTCCTCTGTCCGAGGAGCAGCATGTGCAGTCCTGAGGATGAGCCTGGTTATGAGCTGA
- the LOC120764929 gene encoding protein YIPF6 isoform X2 — protein sequence MTSNGFHVVGAAKMAAAEGSGVGGILFPGLADVSISQDIPVEGEITVPVGSHSPDEDYSTLDEPVKDTIMRDLKAVGKKFVHVMYPRKSSMLLRDWDLWGPLVLCVSLALMLQGGSADSKDDGGPQFAEVFVIIWFGAIVITLNSKLLGGTISFFQSLCVLGYCVMPLTVAMLVCRLVLLAGAGTVSFIIRLVVVGAMFSWSTLASTAFLADSQPPNRKALVVYPIFLFYFVISWMILTFTPQKEGSTLVPAALHP from the exons ATGACGTCAAATGGCTTCCACGTCGTCGGGGCGGCTAAGATGGCGGCGGCGGAGGGGAGCGGGGTTGGGGGGATTCTG TTCCCAGGTCTGGCAGATGTGTCCATATCCCAGGATATTCCAGTGGAAGGGGAGATCACTGTTCCTGTGGGATCTCACTCTCCTGATGAGGATTACTCCACACTGGATGAGCCAGTCAAGGACACAATT atGAGGGACCTGAAGGCCGTTGGGAAGAAGTTTGTCCATGTCATGTATCCTAGGAAGAGCAGCATGCTCCTCAGGGACT gggaTCTTTGGGGCCCATTGGTGCTGTGTGTGTCCCTGGCTCT GATGCTGCAGGGTGGCTCTGCAGACAGCAAGGATGACGGAGGGCCCCAGTTTGCCGAGGTCTTTGTCATCATCTGGTTTGGGGCCATTGTCATCACACTCAACTCGAAGCTTCTGGGAGGGACCAT ctccttCTTCCAGagcctgtgtgtgctggggtACTGCGTGATGCCGCTGACCGTGGCCATGCTGGTGtgcaggctggtgctgctggcggGTGCGGGCACTGTCAGCTTCATCATCCGCCTCGTCGTGGTGGGGGCCATGTTCAGCTGGTCCACCTTGG CATCCACGGCGTTCCTGGCGGACAGCCAGCCCCCCAACCGCAAGGCACTCGTTGTGTACCCCATCTTCCTCTTCTACTTTGTCATCAGCTGGATGATCCTGACCTTTACTCCCCA GAAAGAGGGTTCCACCTTGgtgcctgcagcactgcatcCATGA
- the LOC120764929 gene encoding protein YIPF6 isoform X4: MTSNGFHVVGAAKMAAAEGSGVGGILFPGLADVSISQDIPVEGEITVPVGSHSPDEDYSTLDEPVKDTIMRDLKAVGKKFVHVMYPRKSSMLLRDWDLWGPLVLCVSLALMLQGGSADSKDDGGPQFAEVFVIIWFGAIVITLNSKLLGGTISFFQSLCVLGYCVMPLTVAMLVCRLVLLAGAGTVSFIIRLVVVGAMFSWSTLASTAFLADSQPPNRKALVVYPIFLFYFVISWMILTFTPQETR; this comes from the exons ATGACGTCAAATGGCTTCCACGTCGTCGGGGCGGCTAAGATGGCGGCGGCGGAGGGGAGCGGGGTTGGGGGGATTCTG TTCCCAGGTCTGGCAGATGTGTCCATATCCCAGGATATTCCAGTGGAAGGGGAGATCACTGTTCCTGTGGGATCTCACTCTCCTGATGAGGATTACTCCACACTGGATGAGCCAGTCAAGGACACAATT atGAGGGACCTGAAGGCCGTTGGGAAGAAGTTTGTCCATGTCATGTATCCTAGGAAGAGCAGCATGCTCCTCAGGGACT gggaTCTTTGGGGCCCATTGGTGCTGTGTGTGTCCCTGGCTCT GATGCTGCAGGGTGGCTCTGCAGACAGCAAGGATGACGGAGGGCCCCAGTTTGCCGAGGTCTTTGTCATCATCTGGTTTGGGGCCATTGTCATCACACTCAACTCGAAGCTTCTGGGAGGGACCAT ctccttCTTCCAGagcctgtgtgtgctggggtACTGCGTGATGCCGCTGACCGTGGCCATGCTGGTGtgcaggctggtgctgctggcggGTGCGGGCACTGTCAGCTTCATCATCCGCCTCGTCGTGGTGGGGGCCATGTTCAGCTGGTCCACCTTGG CATCCACGGCGTTCCTGGCGGACAGCCAGCCCCCCAACCGCAAGGCACTCGTTGTGTACCCCATCTTCCTCTTCTACTTTGTCATCAGCTGGATGATCCTGACCTTTACTCCCCA GGAAACCAGGTGA
- the LOC120764929 gene encoding protein YIPF6 isoform X6: MLQGGSADSKDDGGPQFAEVFVIIWFGAIVITLNSKLLGGTISFFQSLCVLGYCVMPLTVAMLVCRLVLLAGAGTVSFIIRLVVVGAMFSWSTLASTAFLADSQPPNRKALVVYPIFLFYFVISWMILTFTPHFASGGKGSIHGRWIQGALSTKQSHRRLQASRMSPWPRALPHHLKMRKVSMASSVRGAACAVLRMSLVMS, encoded by the exons ATGCTGCAGGGTGGCTCTGCAGACAGCAAGGATGACGGAGGGCCCCAGTTTGCCGAGGTCTTTGTCATCATCTGGTTTGGGGCCATTGTCATCACACTCAACTCGAAGCTTCTGGGAGGGACCAT ctccttCTTCCAGagcctgtgtgtgctggggtACTGCGTGATGCCGCTGACCGTGGCCATGCTGGTGtgcaggctggtgctgctggcggGTGCGGGCACTGTCAGCTTCATCATCCGCCTCGTCGTGGTGGGGGCCATGTTCAGCTGGTCCACCTTGG CATCCACGGCGTTCCTGGCGGACAGCCAGCCCCCCAACCGCAAGGCACTCGTTGTGTACCCCATCTTCCTCTTCTACTTTGTCATCAGCTGGATGATCCTGACCTTTACTCCCCA CTTTGCCAGTGGCGGCAAGGGTTCCATCCACGGACGATGGATCCAAGGAGCACTGAGCACCAAGCAAAGCCACCGGCGTCTCCAGGCCAGCAGGATGAGCCCCTGGCCCCGTGCTCTTCCTCATCATCTGAAGATGAGGAAGGTGTCTATGGCTTCCTCTGTCCGAGGAGCAGCATGTGCAGTCCTGAGGATGAGCCTGGTTATGAGCTGA
- the LOC120764929 gene encoding protein YIPF6 isoform X5 yields the protein MTSNGFHVVGAAKMAAAEGSGVGGILFPGLADVSISQDIPVEGEITVPVGSHSPDEDYSTLDEPVKDTIMRDLKAVGKKFVHVMYPRKSSMLLRDWDLWGPLVLCVSLALMLQGGSADSKDDGGPQFAEVFVIIWFGAIVITLNSKLLGGTISFFQSLCVLGYCVMPLTVAMLVCRLVLLAGAGTVSFIIRLVVVGAMFSWSTLASTAFLADSQPPNRKALVVYPIFLFYFVISWMILTFTPQ from the exons ATGACGTCAAATGGCTTCCACGTCGTCGGGGCGGCTAAGATGGCGGCGGCGGAGGGGAGCGGGGTTGGGGGGATTCTG TTCCCAGGTCTGGCAGATGTGTCCATATCCCAGGATATTCCAGTGGAAGGGGAGATCACTGTTCCTGTGGGATCTCACTCTCCTGATGAGGATTACTCCACACTGGATGAGCCAGTCAAGGACACAATT atGAGGGACCTGAAGGCCGTTGGGAAGAAGTTTGTCCATGTCATGTATCCTAGGAAGAGCAGCATGCTCCTCAGGGACT gggaTCTTTGGGGCCCATTGGTGCTGTGTGTGTCCCTGGCTCT GATGCTGCAGGGTGGCTCTGCAGACAGCAAGGATGACGGAGGGCCCCAGTTTGCCGAGGTCTTTGTCATCATCTGGTTTGGGGCCATTGTCATCACACTCAACTCGAAGCTTCTGGGAGGGACCAT ctccttCTTCCAGagcctgtgtgtgctggggtACTGCGTGATGCCGCTGACCGTGGCCATGCTGGTGtgcaggctggtgctgctggcggGTGCGGGCACTGTCAGCTTCATCATCCGCCTCGTCGTGGTGGGGGCCATGTTCAGCTGGTCCACCTTGG CATCCACGGCGTTCCTGGCGGACAGCCAGCCCCCCAACCGCAAGGCACTCGTTGTGTACCCCATCTTCCTCTTCTACTTTGTCATCAGCTGGATGATCCTGACCTTTACTCCCCAGTGA
- the LOC120764929 gene encoding protein YIPF6 isoform X3 — protein MTSNGFHVVGAAKMAAAEGSGVGGILFPGLADVSISQDIPVEGEITVPVGSHSPDEDYSTLDEPVKDTIMRDLKAVGKKFVHVMYPRKSSMLLRDWDLWGPLVLCVSLALMLQGGSADSKDDGGPQFAEVFVIIWFGAIVITLNSKLLGGTISFFQSLCVLGYCVMPLTVAMLVCRLVLLAGAGTVSFIIRLVVVGAMFSWSTLASTAFLADSQPPNRKALVVYPIFLFYFVISWMILTFTPQQEKFLYLY, from the exons ATGACGTCAAATGGCTTCCACGTCGTCGGGGCGGCTAAGATGGCGGCGGCGGAGGGGAGCGGGGTTGGGGGGATTCTG TTCCCAGGTCTGGCAGATGTGTCCATATCCCAGGATATTCCAGTGGAAGGGGAGATCACTGTTCCTGTGGGATCTCACTCTCCTGATGAGGATTACTCCACACTGGATGAGCCAGTCAAGGACACAATT atGAGGGACCTGAAGGCCGTTGGGAAGAAGTTTGTCCATGTCATGTATCCTAGGAAGAGCAGCATGCTCCTCAGGGACT gggaTCTTTGGGGCCCATTGGTGCTGTGTGTGTCCCTGGCTCT GATGCTGCAGGGTGGCTCTGCAGACAGCAAGGATGACGGAGGGCCCCAGTTTGCCGAGGTCTTTGTCATCATCTGGTTTGGGGCCATTGTCATCACACTCAACTCGAAGCTTCTGGGAGGGACCAT ctccttCTTCCAGagcctgtgtgtgctggggtACTGCGTGATGCCGCTGACCGTGGCCATGCTGGTGtgcaggctggtgctgctggcggGTGCGGGCACTGTCAGCTTCATCATCCGCCTCGTCGTGGTGGGGGCCATGTTCAGCTGGTCCACCTTGG CATCCACGGCGTTCCTGGCGGACAGCCAGCCCCCCAACCGCAAGGCACTCGTTGTGTACCCCATCTTCCTCTTCTACTTTGTCATCAGCTGGATGATCCTGACCTTTACTCCCCA gcaagagaaattcctgtacctttactga